CACCGACGCGGCGCTCCTCCGGCTACAGCTCGAGACCGGCCGGACTCACCAGATCCGGGTGCACCTGTCTCACCTGGGGCACCCGGTCATCGGGGACGCACGCTACGGCGGAAGGCGGCTGCCATCGGGCCGGCAGGCGCTCCACGCGGCCTACCTTTCCTTTCGACACCCCATTTCGGGCAACAGCATCGAGCTGCACGCACCGCTGCCGCGCGAGCTGGAGGACCTGAAGAGACAATTGCGGGAAGGCTCGGCGGAGGCCGAGTCTCAGGGGTGAGCGAAGTCGATTCCTTCCGAGGGACGTCGCCGCTGGGGTCCGCGATCAGACCAGGTGTAGCCGCACAGCCGGCAGGTCCACACCTCCGCCCGAATGTCGCGGCGCGAGCTGGAATCCGCGCGGGTCGCGGCTCGAGCGGCTCGACAGATCCCTTCGTGGCCGCAGGCGGGGCACTCGCTGGGGCGGATCGAGGGCATGGCGTCCTCCGGGCTGTATGGCGGGGTGTCAATCAGCAGTGTACCCACGCCGCCAAGCTCGATCAAGGATCAAGGCGCCTCGGCCCCCCCGCGAGTCCCTCCAGGCTCCAATCAGCGCGGTTCGTCCACGTGTCCCCATGCCGCGCAATCCACAGGTCGGCTTCCTTCTGACCGGCTGAGATCCAGGCCTCACGCAGGCGTCGGGGCGGTTCGAGCGGATCTTCGTCGGTGAGTCGGAAGGTGCCCCAGTGCATGGCCCCCAGAACTCCCCGACCCCCCAGTTCGAGGTATGCTCGGACGGCCTCCTCCGGGTTCATATGCGCCTGGCGCATGAACCAGCGCGGTTCGTACGCTCCGATCGGCATCAGCACCAGGTCGAAAGGTCCTGTGCTCTGCCCGATCTGTTCGTACCCGGGGAACCAGCCGCTGTCTCCTCCGAAGTAGACGGCGAACCCATCGTTCGCGCGCAGGGACCAGGATCCCCAGAGGCGCTGGAAGCGGACAAAGGGTGAGCGAGAGCTCCAGTGCTGCGCGGGGAGGCAGCGAACCTCGAGCTCACCGAGGGTCGCCGTCTGCCACCAGTCCAGCTCCACCAGCCGCCGCACGCCGCGTCGCCCGAACCAATCCGCGTAGCCGAGCGGGGTGAACCAGGTGATCTCGTCGCCATACCGCCTGACGAGTGCCCGGACTGTGGGATCGTCCAGATGGTCGTAGTGGTCGTGTGAGAGCAGAACCGCGTCGATCGGGGGAAGGTCCTCGAAAGGCACGCCCGGCGGTGTGAATCGCTTCGGCCCGGCGGCACGGAACGGGGAGGCGCGCTCACTCCACACCGGGTCGGTGAGGACGTTGAGCGGCCCCACCTGCAGCAGAAAGGTGGAGTGACCGACCCAGGTGGCGGTCAGCGTGCCGGGCCGCGCCCGCGGGTACTCGATGCGAGGGCGCCCTCGCGGGAACGCATCGGGCGCGGGGTCGGGCGGGAGCTCCTGGCGTCGCCGCTCCCACCACCAGCGCAGGACGCTCGGCTGTCGGTCACCGTTGGCCGTGGGCCACGGATTGCGGAAACCGCCCCCGGGGCGGTGGTGCGCGGGCGCTCCCACCGCCTTCTCGGGACGAACAGGTGCGTGGACTACCAGATTTTTACCCGCTCTTCGGGCGGCAAGTACATCCCGTCGCCGGGCTGGACGTTGAATGCCGCATGGAATTCGTCGAGATTGCGGAGCACACCGTTGACCCGGAACTCGCCGGGCGAATGCGGATCCGTCAACAAGCGCTGCCGCAACGCTTCGTCACGGTAAAGGGTCCTCCAGATCTGCGCCCAGCCGAGGAAGAAGCGCTGATCGCCGGTGAGACCGTTGATGACGGGGGGCTCCTTCCCCCCGAGTGAGCGCTGATACGCGTCATAGGCCACCGCGAGCCCGCTGAGGTCGCCGATGTTCTCCCCGAGGGTCAGGCGTCCGTTGATGCGCATCCCGTCGAGCGGCTCGTAGGCGGAGTACTGCTCCGCCAGCCGGTTCGCCCGCGCCTCGAAGGCCGCGGCGTCCTCGGGAGTCCACCAGTCGCGCAGGTTGCCGTCTCCGTCCGATCGGCGACCCTGGTCGTCGAAGCCGTGACTGATCTCGTGCCCGATCACGGCCCCGATGGCGCCGTAGTTCACGGCGTCGTCAGCCTCCACATCGAAGAAGGGGGGCTGCAGAATCGCCGCGGGGAAGACGATCTCGTTGAGGGTGGGGTGGTAGTACGCGTTGACCGTCTGAGGCGTCATCGCCCACTTGTGCTCGTCGATGGGCTGGCCCAGGTCGCTGATCATGTCCTCGAACTGGAAGCGCCTCGCCCGCATCACGTTGCCGACCAGGTCGCCGCGGCGGACCTCCAGCCCTTCGTGCTCGGGCCACACCTCCGGGTAACCGATCTTCACCCTGATCTTGGCCAGCTTCTGCTGGGCCTCCTCGCGGGTGGCCGGGCTCATCCACTCGAGCTGGTCGATGCCGTCACGGAACGCAGCCAGGAGGTTCCGGACCAACTCGTCCATTCGCTCCTTCGCTTCCGCCCGGAAGTGGCGTTCCACGTAGAGTTGGCCCAACTGCATGCCGAGAGCGGTCTCCGTAGCCTGCACCCCGCGACGCCAGCGCGGCATCTGCTCGGCCAACCCCTGGAGCGTCCGCCCGCGATACTCGAAGCGCGCTCTGTCGAATTCGCTGCTCAGATACTCCGCGTAGGCGTCGAGGAGCTTGACCGTCAGGTAGTCCCTCCAGGTCTCCAACGGGGTCGTGGCGACCAGGCTGTCCAGCGCCTGGAAGTAGTCGGGCTGACGCACGACCAGGATCGGGGTCCTGTCCGCCTGAAGGTCGGTCAAGAAGGTTGACCAGGAGAAGTGCTCTGCGTTCCTGTCCAGCTGCTCCAATGTGAAGGCGTTGTAGGTTGCCTCGCGGTCTCGGTTACGGGTCCGATCCCAGTGCCGCTCCGCTAGCGCCGTCTCGAAGGTGAGCACTCGCTCCGCCCCGCCTGCGGGGTCGCTCGACCCCACCAGCCGCAGCAACGTCTCCGCGTAGGCCTGGTAAGCCTTTTGCGCCGCGATCAGCTTCTCGTCCTCGCGCAGGTAGTAGTCGCGATCGGGAAGCCCCAGACCCGACTGGCTCAGGTATACCACGTAGCGTGTGGCCTGCCGCGCGTCGAGGCTCACGTACAGGCTGATCGGACTCTGCACGCCGATCTCGGCCAGATGAGCCAGCAGCTCCGGCAGCTCCGCGTGATCCCGCAGCGCTTCGATGCGCTCCAGCTCGGACCGAAGCGGCTGGATTCCGAGCCGCTCGACCGCCGCGGAGTCCATGAAGCTGGCGTAGAAGTCCCCCACCTTCTGCGGAATCGAGCCGGCGGGGTGGCCGGCAGCCGCCGACTCCTCGAGGATGGCACGGAGTGCCTCGCGGCTCCGGTCATCCAGCTCGACGAAGGCGCCGTAGGTGGCGCGGTCGTTCGGGATCTTGGCGGTCTGCAGCCAGCGGCCGTTGGCGAAGCGGAAGAAGTCGTCCTGCGGGCGGATTGACCGGTCGAAAGTCGTCGTGTCGATGCCGTGGAGGCGTGGCGGAGCGTTGACGCTGCTCTGTGCGCTCACCGTCGAGACCGTGGCCCCGAGGAGCAGGCTGGCGAGAAGGGCGCGCCCTGCGCGCCCCATGCGGTCCTTCATCGATGCCCCCTGAAGTGGATCACGGCTTCTCGCCGTGATCAGCGAATGAGGAACTGGGCCGAGCCCAGCTGGCCGTTACGCTCGAAGTACATGATGACGGCGCCGCGCCCCACGCTCTGCAGCGCGGCCGCCGCCTCTTCCGCCGAGCGTATCCGCATGCGGTTGATCTGTAGAATGACGTCTCCCTCACGCAGCCCCAATCCCTGTGCGTTTTCCGGCAGATCGACGATCAGTGCTCCCTGGTCGCTCCGCACTCCACGCTCCGCCTGAATCGCCGGCGTCACAGTGATCAGCTGGAAGCCGTTCAGGGCCTGAATTCGCTCGGCACTGACCGAGGGAAGGTCGGCCGGGACCACCCGGAAGGTAGCGCTCCGCGGCTCGGAGACCACGATCTCCATCGGTTCTCCCACCCGGCTCCGCAGCATCGCCGCCTGCCAGTCCAGCGGAGTGCGGATCTCTCGGCCGGCGGCGCTCGATACCACCATTCCCACGCGCAGGCCGGCTCGGTCCGCGGGTGAGCCCGGCACCACCCGCGCGATACGGACGTCGCTCCGGCGGCGAATCTGGCGATTCATCGGCTCCACGTCGGCACCGATCCACGCGTGCCGCACTGCTCCGTTTTCGACCAGATCGCGAACCACCCGCCGGACCCGGTCGATGGGGATCGCGAAGCCGAGTCCCTCACTTCCACCCCCCTGGGAAATGATCGACGAGTTCACGCCGATCACCTGTCCGAGCCCGTTCACCAGCGGCCCGCCGGAGTTGCCCGGGTTGATGGACGCGTCGGTCTGGATCATGTCGAGGTAGTAGCCCCGCGAGTCGCCGTTGGGAATGATGTTGCGCCCCACGGCGCTCACCACCCCCACCGTGACGGTCGGCTCGGTGTTGGCCAGCAGGAACCCGAGCGGATTCCCGATCGCCACCACCCACTCACCGATGAGCAGGTCTTCGCTGGTCCCCAGGGGAGCGACTGGAAGCGGGCCACTCTGGTTCGTGCTCAGGTCGAGCTGCAGCACCGCCAGATCGGTCGTCTCGTCCACCCCGACGATGGTCGCGTCGAAGTCGCGTCCATCGGGAAGGGTGACGAAGATCTCGGTCGCGCCCCGCACGACGTGCTCATTCGTGACCACCAGCCCGCTCTCGTGGATGATGAACCCGGAGCCCATCCCCGCGCTTTGTTGCTCGTAGCCGTGCGGGATCAAAAGCTGCTCGAAAATGGAGCGGGGCATCACCCGCTCGCGCCGGACAGTGTTCACACTGACGACGGCGGGGCCCACCCGCTCGGCCGCGAGCACGATGGCGTTGCGACGGGAGCCATCCAGCTCCTGTTGGAGCTGGGTGATGCGGAGCGTATCAGTCGCCGGCTCGAGGTCGTCGACGACGCTCTGGACGCGCTCCGTCGGCTCCGCCTGGACCGCGGGGCTGGCGCGGCAGGCCCCGAGGGTCAGGAGAAGGATCAGCGGGAGAGTTCCACCCGCCCGGAGGCTCGTCCTCAGTTCGTGTGCTCTCTTCACGTTGGTGTCCGCGGTTGGCGCTCAGTTGCGCAGTGTGCGCGCGCGGCGGGGTCGCTGTTCGAATCCCTCGAAGGCGGCACGAAACCAGGGGGTGAACGAGTCAGGCGAGGAACGTAGCTCCGCACGGATCTGGTGGGGTGTGACCCAGCGCCACTCGCTCACCTCCGCCGGGTCCGGATCGGGATCCTGATCGATCTCGCCCACGAAGACGTGGTCGATCTCGTGTTCGATCAATCCGCCCTCCATCTCGGCCCGATAGGTGAAGACGAACACCGGCTCGAGCTCGGCATCGACGCGGAGCTCCTCACGCAGGCGGCGGCCGGCGGCGGCGAGCGTCGCCTCTCCCGGCCGCGGGTGTCCGCAGCAGCTGTTCGACCAGAGACCTCCTCCGTGGTACTTCCCCTCGGCTCGGCGCTGCAGCAGGATCTCGCCTCGCGGGTTCACTGCGAAGACCGAGAAGGCGCGATGCAGCGCGCCCTCTCGGTGCGCCTCCATCTTGCCGGCGGCACCGATCGGTTGGTCCGCTGCATCCACCAGGATGACCTGCTCCTCCCTTTCGTTCATCTTCGCCGTCATCGGGTTGCTCGCCAGGATCCTCAGACCCATGTGTACCATCAGGCCAAGACGAAGGTGCCGCACGCGCCCGACTTGCGCTTCGGTGTTTATTCGGGTATCTTCAGCGCATGCAGTACCTCCCGATTCATGGGCGCGGGGCGAGCTTCAATCCTCCCAATCGCTTCGAGCGGCTCTCGTACGAGCCGGATCCGGAGTGGCAAGATCCGGATGAGCCCGATCCGTGGCGGACTACGCAGTATTTCCGCGATGCCGCCCGCACCGTTCTCACGCGGAACAACAGCCCCGACGTTCCCTTCGATGTGGGGTTGAATCCCTACCGTGGGTGCAGTCACGGCTGCGCGTACTGCTTTGCCCGACCGAACCATGAGTATCTCGGCCTCTCCGCCGGTCTGGACTTCGAGTCGAAGATCTTCGTCAAGCTGGAAGCTCCCGAGCTGCTGAGGGCGGAGCTCTCTTCGCCGCGCTGGAATCCGGAGCCGATCATCATGAGCGGGGTGACCGACCCGTACCAGCCGGCGGAGCGGCGCTTCCGTATTACCCGCGGGTGTCTCGAGGTGCTGGCGGAGTTTCGTAATCCGATCGCGATCATCACCAAGAACCACCTGGTGACCCGCGACGTCGACCTGCTAGCGGAACTCGCGTCTCACCAGGCCGCGATCGTCAACATCTCTATCACCAGTCTGGACCCCAAGCTCCAGCGGGTCATGGAGCCGCGTACATCCATTCCCAAGCGGCGGCTGGCCGCAGTGGAAACGCTCTCCAGGGCGGGAGTCCCGGTGAACGTGATGGTGGCTCCGGTCATTCCCGGGCTCAACGACCATGAGGTTCCCTCGATTCTCTCCGCCGCGGCGGCGGCCGGTGCCCGCTCTGCGGGGTTCATCCCTCTGCGCTTGCCAGGCGCCGTTGCCGAGATCTTCCAGCGCTGGCTCTCGGATCACTTTCCCGAGCGCAAGGAGCGGGTGCTCAACCGGATCCGGGAGATCAGAGGGGGGCGGCTGAACGACCCACGCTTCGGATCGCGCATGCGAGGATCCGGACCGTACTGGGAGCAGATGCGCGCCATGTTCCAGGCCGTGATCCGCCGGGAGGGCCTGGACCAGGAGCGCCCCTCGCTCTCCACCGCCGCCTTCCGCCGACCCGATCCGGGCGGCCAGCTGCGCCTCTTCTCCGAGCCCTAGCGTACCGGTTGGAGAAATGTCATCGCCCCGGGCAACGTTTTTCTTGCTGCGGAGAATCTTCTCCAATAGTTATGCGTAAGTACACGGGAAGACAGGTCCCGCCCGCCGGACCGCGGGGAGGCGACGAGTGCTGCCGCCCCCGCTCCCGGGCCCTTCGCGGCCTCACAGATGTACGGAATCGAGGGTCTGCTCGCCGGTCGCACCCTGGTCGACCGATACCGCATCGACGAAGTCATCGGGCGCGGCGGTATGGGTGCGGTGTACCGGGCGCGCGATCTTCGGCTCAACCGCGCGGTCGCGGTGAAGGTGATCAGCGTCGCCGCGCCCGATGTGGTGGCGCACGAACGCTTGCGTGCCCGCTTCCAGCGCGAGGCTCGGGCCGCGGCGGCGCTGCACCACCCACACGTGGTAGCCGTTTACGACTACGGAACCGACGGCGAGCTGGGGCTGGATTTCCTGGTCATGGAGCTGCTGCGAGGGGAGGACCTCGCGACCCGCCTCGCGCGCAAAGGCCCACCGGCTCTCTCCACCACGCTGCAGATCCTTTACCAGGCCGCCCGAGGCCTGGGGGCCGGCCATCGCGCCGGGCTCATCCATCGTGACGTCAAGCCTGGCAACCTCTTTCTCGAGCCAGGAGATCGGGTAGGGGAGGTGCAGGTGCGCGTGCTCGATTTCGGTATCGCCGAGATCGCCGCGGTGGACGGCGAGACGATGACCCACCTCACCGCATTCGGGCGCTCGCCCTTCTCTCCGGCCTATGCATCCCCCGAGCAACTCCGTGGCGAGCAGACGCTGACCCCTGCCACCGACGTCTTCAGCCTCGGCGCGGTCGGCTTCCAGCTACTGACCGGCCGCCGCGCGTTCCACACCACGGACCCTCGTGAGCAGATCGAGCAGGTGGCGCACGCCGTAGCGACGGACCTGTCGCGCGTGGCGGGGTTGCCGACCGCGGTGCGAATCTGCCTCGAGCGGGCTCTGGCGCCCTCCCCCGCGGATCGCTTCGCCAATGCGGGGGCGTTTGCCGAGGCAATCGGCTATGCCCTGCCGTCGGATCCCAGCTTCGAACCGATCGCGGAGCGTCCGTCGTTCGCCGATGTCGACCGCACGCTGCTGGTCGCCGAATCGAACGGGAAGCCGGCCCTTCATCCGAGCGTGGAGGTGACCGCGCGCCCCGGCACGCGGTTCGTCACTCCCGTTTCTCGCCCCCCTCTGGTCTCGAGCGGTCCGCCTCCACCGCGCGAGGTGATCCAGTTCAATCAGCGCATCGCCACGTCGCCGCCTGGCATCAGCTCCGCGTCGATGCGCCCCGTGCCCAGGCGCGGGTGGGTGCGCGAGGCGGCCATCGGTCTCTGGAACTTCCTGGTGACCACGGTCTCCTTCGTGCTCTTCGGCGCCATCTGGCTCGTGGCGGTCGAGGCTCTGAACGAGAACGACTTCGAAAAGCTCTATCTGGCCACGGCCTCCACCGTCGCTCTCACCCCCTTCGCCCTCCACCGCCTGATGGGAAGCCGCGGAAGCTTCCGCTTCGCCCTCTTCGCATCCATTCTCGCCTCTCTGGCCACGGTGTATCTGCTCAACGATCGGGGCAACGGCGACATCGAGCTGGTGCTCGCGGCGCTCTTCATGGCGCAGCTGGTGGCGGTCATTCTGGCCGAAATTCTCACCCGCCGCTCTGTCGACGAGGAGCTGGAAGAAGAGCTCGAAAGACTTCGCAAGGAAGCCCTCTAAGCTGGTATAAGTCATGCTGTTACAGGGCGTGCCCCGCAGCCGGATCGGCCCACTCCCTGGAGGACCAGCATGCCGCGGAAACGATGCCCCCACTGTGAGCGAACGCTTCCCTACGCGGCAAGGCGCTGCGTCCACTGCGGCTGGTCGATGCGGGCGGCGATGTCGCCGGGAGGTGGCGCGCGGTGGTGGAGGCGGCGCTCGCTGTGGGGAACAGTCATCGTGGCGGCATTGCTACCTGGCCTGGGGATCGGATACCGCAACGCCCCGCGGCTGGCCGACTGGTACGCCACCTTCGCGGCGGAACACCTCCCATCTGCAGCCTCTTCGTTCGCGCCCGCCGAAACCGAAGCCGGAGCTTACTTCTACTGCGTGCGGCAGGTCGCCCGTCGAATGGAAGGCACGTTCTCGGTCGAGACCTTTCCGGGCCCCGAGCAGAGCGAACTGATCACGCTCGCGGACGGTCGTTACCGCATCGCGTCGTTCGTGGACGAGACGCGTGAGGACGGGCGACGCGTCCGCTACGAGTTCGTCTGCCAGGTCGCCTTCCAGCGTGGCCGCTGGCTGCTCGAGAGGCTCGACCTCTCCGAGCGCTTCGCCACCCCGGTCGGCAGCGGCCCGGCGCTCGCCGTGCGCGAATTCTGACAACGGAAGGGGCCCGAGCAGATGGGAAAGCTCGGGCCGCCGAGGGCGTCGCAACCTGTCTGCCGCGGCCGCCTAGACTGCCAGTGGATCAGGGGCGTCCTCCCCCGCCAGTTCCTCCCCGGGGTTCACGAAGCGATCGGTCTCCCAGGCGTACTGGCGGTCGTGCAGCTCGCGGTAGCGGCCGCCGAGGGCCATGAGCTCCGCGTGCGTCCCGCGCTCGACGATTCTCCCCTCCTCGAGCACGAGAATCTGGTCGGCGCTGCGAATCGTCGACAGGCGGTGCGCGATCACGAAGGTGGTTCGTCCGTGCCGCAGCCGACGGAGGCCGTCCTGGATCATTGCCTCACTCTCGCTGTCCAGGCTGCTCGTGGCCTCGTCGAGGATGAGGATGCGCGGGTCGGCCAGGATCGCCCGCGCGATGGCGATGCGCTGGCGCTGGCCACCGGAGAGCTTGATTCCGCGCTCACCCACGATCGTGTCGTAGCCGTCCGGGAAGCCGCGCACGAACTCGTCGCAGTGCGCGATGCGCGCGGCTTCCTCCACCTCTTCCTGAGACGCGTCCGGTCGGGCGAAGCGGATGTTGTCGTAGACTGTGCCGTCGAAGAGGAAGTTCTCCTGCAGCACCACGCCCAGTTGGGTCCGGTAATCGCGGAGTCGAACGTTCTCGAGGTTGTGACCGTCCACGATCACCGAGCCGGTCATTGGGCGATTGAACGCCATCACCAGGCTGATGAGCGTGCTCTTTCCCGAGCCGCTCGAGCCGACGAGCGCGGTGGTGGATCCGGCGGGTGCCCGGAAACTGACGTTGCGGAGCACCGGCACGCCCGGAGTGTACTCAAATGAGACATCCCGGAACTCCACCTCTCCCTCGATCCGTCCGAGCGGCGACCGCCCGTGGTCCTCGTCGGCCTCGGTAGACATCTGCATGATCTCGCGGATGCGGTCGAGACCGGCGAAAGCCTCGCTGATCTGCGTGCCGATCGACGCGATCTGGATGATCGGCGCGGCCATCAAGCCGGTAAAGATGACGTAGGAGAAGAGGCCCCCGATGGTCATCTCGCCGCTGGCGAGCGAGCGGCCGCCGATCAGGATCACCAGCACGCCGATTGCCCCCACGACCACCGTGCCGAACGCGCCGACGGCGGATGTCCCGGTGATGGTGCTGGCGATATTGCGAAAGAGCCGGTGGGCACCGCGGGTGAAGACCCGATCCTCGCGCTTCTCGGTGCTGTATGCCTTGATGATGCGGATGCCGCCCAGAGTCTCCGCCAGCCGGCCGGTAACTTCGGCGTTGATCGCGCCGCGCTCGCGGAAGATCGGGCGCAGGCGCGAGAAGGCCAGGCTCATCGTGGCCCCGAAGACGATCAGTAGCACCAGGATGGCAATGGTCAAACGCCAGTTGATCCAGAACAGCCAGACCAACGCAAACAGCGAGGTGAGAACGCTTCCCACGAGCTGGATGATCCCGGTCCCCACCAGGTTCCGGATGCCTTCGGCATCGGTCATGATGCGGGAGATGAGGATCCCGGTTTGTGTGCTGTCGAAGAAGCGAACCGGCAGGCGGACTACCCGGGCCTCCACCTTGCGACGCATCCGCGTGATGGCCCGTTGTCCGGTGACGCTGATCACCTGCGAGTTCAGGAACGCGGTGAGGGCCTGGACGAGCGTAGCCGCGCCGACCGCCCCCGCGAGGGGCAGGAGCAGATCTGTCCGTCCCCTGCCGATAACATCATCGAGGAAGTACTTCGAGCTGGCAGGCGTGACGAGGCCGGCGGCGCGGCTGACCAACATCAGCAAGAAGCCGATCGCGAGGTGCTTCCTGTGTTCGCGTAGCAGGTCGCGCGCTTCGCGCCAGACGACGGCGGCGGAAGGCCGCTTCTTCGTCGCGCCTGTGGGCGCCGCGAGCGCGGATCCTTGCGGTTGGGCCATGAGCAATCCTTCATTGGGTTCGGTGCCCGCGCCCCGACGGGGCGCGTCGGCACTCCTACACTGCACCTCTCGTCTTGTGTCGTCTGCGCCGGGAGGCCTCCACGTTCTTCGGGAATGGACTCATCGATGAAGCGGAATCTGATTCTTCTGACTCTGGGCCTCGCCGCGTGCGGAACGCCCGCCCCGCCCCCGGGTCCGGGACCCACGGTGGTCACGCCGACGATGCTGCAGCCGCCGCCCGTTTATGCCCTCATCGGGCATCGCGACAGGCTGGAGCTCACCTCGCAGCAGATCGAGCAGCTCGACTCCATCGCGGTCGACCTCGAGCAGAAGAACTCGGACCTCATCGACGAGCTGGAGGAACGCGCTGTCCCGACCCGGAACCGGATGGGGATGGTGCTCGACGAGGAGGGAACGCCGATTCTCGAGCAGATCCGCGACAACAACCGCGCCGCCAGCGAGGCGGTGGGCAGGCTTCTCTCCACCACACAGCAGGCAGAGGCCTGCGAGCTGTTCAGCCTCAACAATCGGCGGCGGGAGCGTCCGCGGATACGCGGTGCGGATGAGGAGGAGGCGGACAGCATCTGGCAGATGCTCGAAACCCGCGTCTGGCCCTGGTGCGGCCAGTCGAGCAGGGCGGAGGCAGATACGGCGCCCTGACGCTCGGGAGCTGTCGCGGCGCCTCAAGACAGCATGGTGAAAAAGCTGGGGATTCAGGTCGCCCTGCGAGGAGGGCGGACGCCCTCGGCGAAACCCCCGGTCGGTCCCACACGCCGCCGGGGGTTTGCCTCCCTCAATCGCTTCGCTCCGTCTCGGGCGCGCGCCGCACGAAGATCTGGGTGAAGTAGTAGAGCCCGTCCTGGGCGCGGGCCGCACCGATCCCGGTATCGGTGAAATCGCCCTCGATGTTCTCGCGGTGTCTCGAGCTGGCGAGCCAGTCGTCGACCACCCTCGCGGCGAGCCGGTCGCCCGATCGGCTGTCATAGGCGACGTTCTCTGCCATGGACGCCAGGGGAAGGAAGCTACGGACGGCGCTTGCCCGCGCGTCAAAACCCTGGTGTCCAAAGGGAATTCGCCCGCTGGCCATGGCGCGGCTGTGCGCGCGCGCAACGTCGGCGATGCGAGGATCCCACCGCAGGGGGGGCAGGCCCCGCTCCGTGCGCCGCGCGTTTACGAGTTGGTGGATGCGGGTCTCCAGTCTCTGCGCCGCCGGGGTGGATACGGGCGCGGGATCAGCCGGTTGGGCGGGAAGAGGGTCTCGCGCCGCCGGGACCTCCGGTGGCGTGGCACAGGCGGTCAGCAACAGCAGGGGGGCCAGAGCTGCGCGCGAAGCGCTGACGAGCAATCCCGCGGTGGTCGTC
This genomic interval from Longimicrobiaceae bacterium contains the following:
- a CDS encoding MBL fold metallo-hydrolase, with amino-acid sequence MGAPAHHRPGGGFRNPWPTANGDRQPSVLRWWWERRRQELPPDPAPDAFPRGRPRIEYPRARPGTLTATWVGHSTFLLQVGPLNVLTDPVWSERASPFRAAGPKRFTPPGVPFEDLPPIDAVLLSHDHYDHLDDPTVRALVRRYGDEITWFTPLGYADWFGRRGVRRLVELDWWQTATLGELEVRCLPAQHWSSRSPFVRFQRLWGSWSLRANDGFAVYFGGDSGWFPGYEQIGQSTGPFDLVLMPIGAYEPRWFMRQAHMNPEEAVRAYLELGGRGVLGAMHWGTFRLTDEDPLEPPRRLREAWISAGQKEADLWIARHGDTWTNRADWSLEGLAGGPRRLDP
- a CDS encoding M13 family metallopeptidase gives rise to the protein MKDRMGRAGRALLASLLLGATVSTVSAQSSVNAPPRLHGIDTTTFDRSIRPQDDFFRFANGRWLQTAKIPNDRATYGAFVELDDRSREALRAILEESAAAGHPAGSIPQKVGDFYASFMDSAAVERLGIQPLRSELERIEALRDHAELPELLAHLAEIGVQSPISLYVSLDARQATRYVVYLSQSGLGLPDRDYYLREDEKLIAAQKAYQAYAETLLRLVGSSDPAGGAERVLTFETALAERHWDRTRNRDREATYNAFTLEQLDRNAEHFSWSTFLTDLQADRTPILVVRQPDYFQALDSLVATTPLETWRDYLTVKLLDAYAEYLSSEFDRARFEYRGRTLQGLAEQMPRWRRGVQATETALGMQLGQLYVERHFRAEAKERMDELVRNLLAAFRDGIDQLEWMSPATREEAQQKLAKIRVKIGYPEVWPEHEGLEVRRGDLVGNVMRARRFQFEDMISDLGQPIDEHKWAMTPQTVNAYYHPTLNEIVFPAAILQPPFFDVEADDAVNYGAIGAVIGHEISHGFDDQGRRSDGDGNLRDWWTPEDAAAFEARANRLAEQYSAYEPLDGMRINGRLTLGENIGDLSGLAVAYDAYQRSLGGKEPPVINGLTGDQRFFLGWAQIWRTLYRDEALRQRLLTDPHSPGEFRVNGVLRNLDEFHAAFNVQPGDGMYLPPEERVKIW
- a CDS encoding trypsin-like peptidase domain-containing protein, whose translation is MKRAHELRTSLRAGGTLPLILLLTLGACRASPAVQAEPTERVQSVVDDLEPATDTLRITQLQQELDGSRRNAIVLAAERVGPAVVSVNTVRRERVMPRSIFEQLLIPHGYEQQSAGMGSGFIIHESGLVVTNEHVVRGATEIFVTLPDGRDFDATIVGVDETTDLAVLQLDLSTNQSGPLPVAPLGTSEDLLIGEWVVAIGNPLGFLLANTEPTVTVGVVSAVGRNIIPNGDSRGYYLDMIQTDASINPGNSGGPLVNGLGQVIGVNSSIISQGGGSEGLGFAIPIDRVRRVVRDLVENGAVRHAWIGADVEPMNRQIRRRSDVRIARVVPGSPADRAGLRVGMVVSSAAGREIRTPLDWQAAMLRSRVGEPMEIVVSEPRSATFRVVPADLPSVSAERIQALNGFQLITVTPAIQAERGVRSDQGALIVDLPENAQGLGLREGDVILQINRMRIRSAEEAAAALQSVGRGAVIMYFERNGQLGSAQFLIR
- the idi gene encoding isopentenyl-diphosphate Delta-isomerase encodes the protein MGLRILASNPMTAKMNEREEQVILVDAADQPIGAAGKMEAHREGALHRAFSVFAVNPRGEILLQRRAEGKYHGGGLWSNSCCGHPRPGEATLAAAGRRLREELRVDAELEPVFVFTYRAEMEGGLIEHEIDHVFVGEIDQDPDPDPAEVSEWRWVTPHQIRAELRSSPDSFTPWFRAAFEGFEQRPRRARTLRN
- a CDS encoding PA0069 family radical SAM protein; protein product: MQYLPIHGRGASFNPPNRFERLSYEPDPEWQDPDEPDPWRTTQYFRDAARTVLTRNNSPDVPFDVGLNPYRGCSHGCAYCFARPNHEYLGLSAGLDFESKIFVKLEAPELLRAELSSPRWNPEPIIMSGVTDPYQPAERRFRITRGCLEVLAEFRNPIAIITKNHLVTRDVDLLAELASHQAAIVNISITSLDPKLQRVMEPRTSIPKRRLAAVETLSRAGVPVNVMVAPVIPGLNDHEVPSILSAAAAAGARSAGFIPLRLPGAVAEIFQRWLSDHFPERKERVLNRIREIRGGRLNDPRFGSRMRGSGPYWEQMRAMFQAVIRREGLDQERPSLSTAAFRRPDPGGQLRLFSEP
- a CDS encoding serine/threonine-protein kinase, whose product is MYGIEGLLAGRTLVDRYRIDEVIGRGGMGAVYRARDLRLNRAVAVKVISVAAPDVVAHERLRARFQREARAAAALHHPHVVAVYDYGTDGELGLDFLVMELLRGEDLATRLARKGPPALSTTLQILYQAARGLGAGHRAGLIHRDVKPGNLFLEPGDRVGEVQVRVLDFGIAEIAAVDGETMTHLTAFGRSPFSPAYASPEQLRGEQTLTPATDVFSLGAVGFQLLTGRRAFHTTDPREQIEQVAHAVATDLSRVAGLPTAVRICLERALAPSPADRFANAGAFAEAIGYALPSDPSFEPIAERPSFADVDRTLLVAESNGKPALHPSVEVTARPGTRFVTPVSRPPLVSSGPPPPREVIQFNQRIATSPPGISSASMRPVPRRGWVREAAIGLWNFLVTTVSFVLFGAIWLVAVEALNENDFEKLYLATASTVALTPFALHRLMGSRGSFRFALFASILASLATVYLLNDRGNGDIELVLAALFMAQLVAVILAEILTRRSVDEELEEELERLRKEAL
- a CDS encoding zinc ribbon domain-containing protein; its protein translation is MPRKRCPHCERTLPYAARRCVHCGWSMRAAMSPGGGARWWRRRSLWGTVIVAALLPGLGIGYRNAPRLADWYATFAAEHLPSAASSFAPAETEAGAYFYCVRQVARRMEGTFSVETFPGPEQSELITLADGRYRIASFVDETREDGRRVRYEFVCQVAFQRGRWLLERLDLSERFATPVGSGPALAVREF